One genomic region from Flagellimonas oceani encodes:
- a CDS encoding YkoF family thiamine/hydroxymethylpyrimidine-binding protein, which translates to MKISVELTLSPLQDDFEAPVIAFIKKLRDSGLTVLENPMSTQIFGDYDAVMELLNSEIRESFENLEHVVLTMKMAKSDRSEYEPHF; encoded by the coding sequence ATGAAGATATCTGTTGAACTGACTCTATCCCCGCTACAGGACGATTTTGAAGCTCCGGTCATTGCATTTATAAAAAAGCTGCGCGATTCTGGACTTACCGTTTTGGAGAATCCAATGAGTACCCAGATTTTTGGTGATTACGACGCGGTAATGGAATTGCTCAATTCCGAAATAAGGGAAAGTTTTGAGAATTTGGAACATGTGGTGCTGACCATGAAAATGGCAAAATCCGACAGAAGCGAGTATGAGCCCCATTTTTGA
- a CDS encoding sigma-54-dependent transcriptional regulator, giving the protein MPKILIIEDDTAFCQMLQKFLAKNGFDVSTSYSIKEAEDLISSSTFDIILSDVRLPKGNGVTLLPQVKRDSPRTQVILMTGYAEVKTAVNAIKKGAFDYISKPFTPEAILAVIKEALNTDVIEAKIDDKTPKKAPIAERKPVGFLKGQGEKSKKLQQYIELVAPTNMSVLLTGESGTGKEVTANSIHRASNRSDKPFIAVDCGAIPKEIATSEFFGHVKGSFTGAIDDKKGHFEAANGGTLFLDEVGNLSYEHQVQLLRAIQERKIKRVGSTQEILVDIRIIAATNENLLEAVEEGDFREDLYHRLNEFSIEVPSLRDRKEDILLFADYFLARSNSELNKNVLYFSEETKRILMDYDWPGNLREMKNVIKRAVLFSNTETMLPTALADEVVDGASNHKELVFSKGDFEKERILDALKQTNFNKSKAAKLLQITRKTLYNKINQYQLDV; this is encoded by the coding sequence ATGCCCAAAATCCTAATCATTGAAGACGATACTGCCTTCTGCCAAATGCTTCAAAAGTTTTTGGCAAAGAACGGTTTTGATGTATCCACAAGCTATTCCATCAAAGAGGCCGAAGACCTTATTTCCTCCTCTACTTTTGATATTATCCTGTCCGATGTACGACTGCCGAAGGGCAATGGTGTTACATTGCTGCCACAGGTAAAACGGGATTCTCCAAGAACACAGGTGATCCTGATGACCGGTTATGCCGAGGTCAAAACTGCGGTAAATGCCATTAAAAAAGGAGCTTTCGATTATATTTCCAAACCGTTTACACCCGAAGCAATACTTGCAGTGATCAAGGAAGCCTTGAACACAGATGTAATCGAGGCCAAAATCGATGACAAGACTCCAAAAAAGGCACCAATAGCGGAAAGGAAACCCGTTGGGTTTTTAAAAGGACAGGGAGAAAAGTCAAAAAAACTACAACAGTACATAGAGTTGGTGGCGCCCACGAACATGTCCGTTCTACTTACCGGGGAAAGCGGTACCGGCAAGGAGGTGACCGCAAACTCCATACATAGGGCAAGCAATAGAAGCGATAAGCCATTTATTGCGGTAGATTGTGGGGCCATACCCAAGGAAATTGCCACAAGCGAGTTTTTTGGTCACGTAAAAGGTAGTTTCACGGGGGCCATAGATGATAAAAAAGGCCATTTTGAAGCTGCCAATGGAGGTACGCTCTTTTTGGACGAGGTGGGGAATCTATCCTACGAACACCAAGTGCAATTGCTGCGGGCCATTCAAGAACGTAAAATAAAACGTGTGGGAAGTACCCAGGAAATACTTGTGGATATCCGAATCATCGCCGCCACCAACGAAAACCTTCTCGAAGCGGTGGAAGAAGGCGATTTTAGGGAGGATCTGTACCACCGCCTCAATGAATTTTCCATAGAAGTACCATCGTTAAGGGACAGGAAGGAAGATATTCTCCTGTTCGCGGATTATTTTCTGGCAAGGTCCAATTCCGAATTGAACAAGAATGTCTTGTATTTCTCTGAAGAGACCAAACGGATCTTGATGGATTACGATTGGCCCGGAAATTTAAGGGAAATGAAAAATGTGATCAAAAGGGCCGTGCTTTTCTCCAATACCGAAACCATGCTCCCGACTGCCTTGGCAGATGAGGTAGTGGATGGGGCCAGTAATCATAAAGAGCTTGTTTTTTCCAAGGGCGATTTTGAAAAGGAACGTATTCTGGATGCCTTAAAACAAACCAACTTTAACAAGAGCAAAGCGGCAAAATTGTTACAGATCACCAGAAAGACCCTGTACAATAAAATTAATCAGTACCAGTTGGATGTGTAG
- a CDS encoding DUF3332 domain-containing protein, giving the protein MKKAIISSLLACSILFTSCLGSFRAFNNLKDWNQGLTDSKFLDNLIFWGLNIVPVYGLFFLGDAIIFNVIEFWSGSNPIAMKDGESETQMVEHDGNTFEMIATKNRIQVTVVEGPKKGKKIDLVYKPDEKSWNAVRPNGEIIKLSSFEEGFYIVYMPNGEEVKIDPMSTREEGLALIKGKDTYHYNETLLAE; this is encoded by the coding sequence ATGAAAAAAGCAATCATTTCTTCATTATTGGCCTGCTCCATACTTTTCACTAGCTGTTTGGGATCCTTTAGAGCTTTCAATAACTTGAAAGATTGGAACCAAGGGCTAACGGACAGTAAATTTTTGGATAATCTTATTTTTTGGGGATTGAACATTGTCCCTGTTTATGGTCTGTTTTTTCTTGGGGACGCCATTATCTTCAACGTAATCGAATTTTGGTCCGGATCTAACCCAATAGCCATGAAAGATGGTGAGTCCGAAACCCAAATGGTGGAGCACGATGGCAACACTTTTGAAATGATCGCCACCAAGAACAGAATTCAAGTGACCGTGGTGGAAGGTCCAAAAAAGGGCAAGAAAATCGATTTGGTTTACAAACCTGACGAAAAATCTTGGAATGCAGTTCGTCCAAATGGCGAAATCATTAAATTATCTTCCTTTGAAGAAGGTTTTTACATTGTTTACATGCCCAACGGCGAAGAGGTTAAAATTGACCCTATGAGCACTAGGGAAGAAGGTTTGGCCCTAATAAAAGGGAAAGATACGTACCATTACAATGAAACTCTTTTGGCCGAGTAG
- the pnuC gene encoding nicotinamide riboside transporter PnuC, producing the protein MSPIFDFFLGPYEDREFSLIILEATAFFFGIASVVYAKKEDILVYPTGLVATVITTYIFFVDNLFGDMMMNFYYSIMSIYGWWNWARRRDDRKPVIQITRTNAKEKWVGIGFFLLTMLVTYGVYRAFGAEIGTTNYVDIFTSGIFFTAMWYMANKKLENWTLWILGDLITVPLYAYRGWGMFSLQYLIFTVLAVQGYLAWKKNLGNSPQTS; encoded by the coding sequence ATGAGCCCCATTTTTGATTTCTTCCTTGGTCCCTACGAAGACCGTGAGTTCTCACTCATTATTTTGGAGGCCACCGCTTTTTTCTTTGGGATTGCCAGCGTTGTCTACGCCAAAAAAGAAGATATTCTGGTATATCCTACAGGTCTGGTAGCTACTGTTATTACGACCTATATCTTTTTTGTCGATAATCTTTTTGGGGACATGATGATGAATTTCTACTATTCCATTATGAGTATTTATGGATGGTGGAACTGGGCAAGACGGAGGGATGACAGAAAGCCCGTGATCCAGATTACCCGGACGAATGCCAAAGAAAAATGGGTGGGCATCGGTTTTTTTCTACTGACCATGTTGGTCACCTACGGTGTTTACAGGGCATTTGGTGCAGAAATAGGGACTACCAACTACGTGGACATATTTACCTCGGGTATTTTCTTTACGGCAATGTGGTACATGGCCAACAAAAAACTGGAAAACTGGACCCTTTGGATATTGGGAGATTTAATTACCGTACCTTTGTATGCCTATAGAGGATGGGGTATGTTCTCTTTACAATACCTCATTTTTACTGTTCTAGCCGTACAGGGATATCTAGCATGGAAGAAAAACTTGGGCAACAGCCCTCAAACCTCATAA
- a CDS encoding ATP-binding protein, whose protein sequence is MHPKSKNRFTLKIVLSYVALGILATLAAFFIYNEFKSYTSSKNKDESNEKLLKTNRLLTQLYDAENLSKLALQTKKPNDLKSYAQKVDSITQFIDSLKPLVQKNYSNQSSKLDSVQELLSQKVFNNAELRKLKVRNENNTSLDSVLKAFHDMEVGMGRITPETFAPNFEKLSPEAKESIRRSVAILNKNIPNADGNSDANNIDSILEVSKSILNKAIAETASAERTVLQKELEIYRTDLELSQKMRGILSDFEQEMAQNTYLDTLQREEALKKSTRLAGGAVILGLIIVIVFTFIISKDYWKVQEYRERLESAKKYSESLLKSREQLISTVSHDLRTPLNTIGGYSDLIGQSGLTDKQTGYLNKIRSSSDYVEKLVNDLLDFSKLEAGKIQLDKVPFVLSQLIEETAINFEEMQSKSKVSLQLEIAEDLRTPIINDPFRIRQILTNLIGNAFKFTDEGRVKVSAAVVEKNKGTWARIEVEDTGIGIPAEKQEDIFQEFTQAGTSSQKKRVGYGLGLTISKKLTELLGGSLRLKSEVDKGSTFTIELPIEFSDIQIEEEAPKIPVLMQDGLHVLVIDDDVNMLSLIAEVCKTHNIKTNTFTCFKDVDLSKIAQFDVVLTDIQMPTVDGFTVLENMKNMGYPKPIIAMTGQQIGDKSEYLRIGFTDVLQKPFKAVTLLEALQISDVVHEHKTIVPPESKMFTISNISPFLDDFQSIKEVLEVFLENSNKNTELLFSAIGNEDYTDIRATSHKMLPMFRQLEVSGAIQLLEVLETISDDVKGEKVFEILSELRTVLNSLDYEVRNYLATHPTGTD, encoded by the coding sequence ATGCACCCTAAATCCAAAAATAGGTTCACCCTAAAAATTGTATTGAGCTATGTTGCGCTGGGCATTCTTGCAACGCTGGCCGCATTCTTTATCTACAACGAGTTCAAAAGTTATACCTCTTCAAAAAACAAGGACGAGAGCAACGAAAAGCTACTAAAGACCAATAGGCTGCTCACACAGCTTTACGATGCCGAAAACCTATCCAAGCTGGCCCTTCAGACCAAAAAACCCAATGATTTAAAGTCCTACGCACAGAAAGTGGACTCGATTACCCAGTTCATAGATTCCCTAAAACCCTTGGTCCAAAAAAACTATAGCAACCAAAGTTCCAAATTGGACAGTGTACAAGAGTTGCTGAGCCAAAAGGTGTTCAACAACGCGGAATTGCGAAAACTTAAGGTAAGGAACGAAAACAACACTTCGTTGGATTCGGTTTTAAAGGCTTTTCACGATATGGAAGTGGGCATGGGCAGAATAACCCCCGAAACATTCGCCCCTAATTTTGAAAAATTGTCCCCGGAAGCCAAAGAGTCCATACGGAGGTCCGTGGCCATCCTCAACAAAAATATTCCCAATGCCGATGGGAACTCGGACGCAAACAATATTGATTCCATTTTAGAGGTCTCCAAATCCATTCTGAACAAGGCCATTGCAGAAACGGCCTCCGCCGAGCGGACCGTGCTTCAAAAAGAGCTTGAAATTTATCGCACGGACCTTGAGCTTTCCCAAAAAATGAGGGGGATCTTGTCGGATTTTGAACAGGAAATGGCACAGAACACTTATTTGGACACCCTACAACGGGAAGAGGCTTTGAAAAAGAGTACACGATTGGCAGGTGGGGCGGTAATCTTGGGGCTCATCATTGTAATCGTGTTTACTTTTATCATATCCAAGGATTATTGGAAAGTGCAAGAATATCGGGAACGGCTGGAAAGCGCCAAAAAATATTCGGAATCGCTTTTAAAAAGCAGGGAACAGCTCATATCGACCGTGAGCCACGACCTACGCACCCCTTTGAACACAATCGGTGGCTATTCCGACCTGATCGGACAAAGCGGATTGACCGACAAACAAACTGGCTACTTAAACAAAATACGATCGTCCTCCGACTATGTGGAAAAGCTGGTGAACGATTTGTTGGATTTTTCAAAATTGGAGGCTGGAAAAATCCAATTGGACAAAGTGCCTTTTGTTTTGTCACAATTAATTGAGGAAACTGCTATAAATTTTGAGGAAATGCAATCCAAAAGCAAGGTTTCGCTACAATTGGAAATTGCCGAGGATTTAAGAACGCCCATCATCAACGATCCTTTTAGAATACGGCAAATATTAACCAACCTTATTGGCAACGCCTTTAAATTTACCGATGAAGGCCGGGTCAAAGTTTCTGCTGCGGTGGTAGAGAAAAACAAGGGCACATGGGCTAGAATCGAGGTTGAGGATACGGGCATTGGAATACCTGCGGAAAAACAGGAAGATATTTTTCAAGAGTTTACCCAAGCGGGAACTTCCTCCCAAAAAAAGCGCGTAGGGTACGGTCTTGGTCTCACCATATCCAAAAAACTGACGGAACTGTTGGGAGGCTCTTTACGTTTGAAAAGTGAAGTGGACAAGGGAAGCACCTTTACAATTGAGCTTCCCATTGAGTTCTCCGATATTCAAATCGAAGAGGAAGCTCCAAAAATTCCAGTTTTAATGCAGGATGGCCTACATGTTTTGGTCATTGACGATGATGTAAATATGTTGAGCCTGATCGCCGAAGTATGCAAGACCCACAACATCAAAACAAATACGTTTACCTGTTTCAAAGATGTTGATCTTTCAAAAATAGCACAGTTCGATGTGGTACTGACGGACATCCAAATGCCCACCGTGGATGGCTTTACCGTTCTGGAAAACATGAAGAATATGGGCTACCCTAAACCCATAATAGCCATGACGGGGCAACAGATAGGGGATAAATCCGAATATTTGAGGATTGGTTTTACAGATGTGCTGCAAAAACCATTTAAGGCAGTTACCCTGTTGGAAGCGCTTCAAATTTCTGATGTTGTGCACGAACACAAAACAATTGTCCCGCCAGAATCCAAAATGTTCACTATTTCCAATATTTCTCCATTTTTAGACGATTTTCAATCAATAAAAGAGGTTTTGGAGGTGTTTTTGGAGAATTCGAATAAAAATACCGAGCTTTTGTTTTCTGCCATTGGCAATGAGGATTATACCGACATTAGGGCCACGTCCCATAAAATGCTGCCCATGTTCAGGCAATTGGAGGTGAGCGGTGCGATACAATTATTGGAGGTTTTGGAAACTATTTCCGATGATGTAAAAGGAGAAAAAGTATTTGAAATTTTATCCGAGCTTCGGACTGTGCTGAACAGTCTTGATTATGAGGTCAGAAACTATTTGGCTACACATCCAACTGGTACTGATTAA
- a CDS encoding D-TA family PLP-dependent enzyme, with translation MNAHWFEIKNIETVDSPSIALYSEHLKFNIKEMISLVNGQTERLMPHIKTNKMPRVMKLLLESGISRFKASTISEAEIAAEAGAKAVLIAHQLVGPKMDRFLRLTEHFPDTEFSTLVDNVDTAELLNQKAKEKELTANIYIDINNGMDRSGIQIGPGLDELINYLKICKSLNFKGLHAYDGHLRDPDFDVRNQKIEQGVMDVVVYFDALKIDYPQAQLVCGGTPSFTSHLLQENRITSPGTCVLWDWGYSEKLTEQNFKYAALLVTRIISKPTEGIITVDLGHKSVAAENPIDKRVKFLNLDGYELLSQSEEHGVIKVKEWDKYKVGDVLYGIPYHICPSINLHDEVSVIENGKKMDTWEIAARKRKLKF, from the coding sequence ATGAATGCCCATTGGTTTGAAATAAAAAATATTGAAACGGTCGATTCCCCATCCATCGCACTTTACTCGGAACATCTTAAATTCAACATTAAAGAGATGATTTCCTTGGTGAATGGACAAACCGAAAGGTTGATGCCACATATAAAGACCAACAAAATGCCACGGGTAATGAAGCTTTTGCTGGAGTCGGGAATCTCAAGGTTCAAGGCTTCCACTATTTCCGAAGCGGAGATTGCCGCAGAGGCAGGCGCAAAGGCTGTCCTTATTGCCCATCAATTGGTAGGGCCCAAGATGGACCGTTTTTTACGTTTGACGGAACACTTTCCCGATACCGAATTTTCAACTTTAGTGGACAATGTGGACACTGCGGAGCTTTTGAACCAAAAAGCCAAGGAAAAGGAACTCACGGCCAATATTTATATTGACATCAACAATGGAATGGACCGGTCCGGAATCCAAATTGGTCCGGGGCTGGACGAGCTCATAAATTACTTGAAAATATGCAAGTCACTGAATTTTAAAGGACTACATGCTTACGATGGGCACCTAAGAGATCCCGATTTTGATGTTCGCAATCAAAAGATAGAACAAGGGGTAATGGATGTAGTGGTATATTTTGATGCGCTTAAAATAGATTATCCACAAGCTCAACTAGTTTGTGGGGGAACCCCGTCCTTTACATCACATTTGCTCCAAGAAAATAGAATAACGAGCCCGGGAACATGTGTGCTTTGGGATTGGGGGTACAGTGAAAAACTAACGGAGCAAAATTTTAAGTATGCTGCGCTACTGGTTACACGTATAATTTCCAAACCTACGGAAGGTATTATAACCGTGGATCTGGGCCATAAATCCGTTGCAGCGGAAAACCCGATTGACAAACGGGTAAAATTCCTGAATCTTGATGGCTACGAACTGCTTTCACAAAGTGAAGAGCATGGCGTAATCAAGGTAAAAGAATGGGACAAATACAAAGTTGGTGATGTCCTGTACGGCATTCCGTATCATATTTGTCCCAGTATCAATCTTCATGATGAAGTTTCGGTTATCGAGAACGGCAAAAAAATGGATACTTGGGAAATTGCCGCCCGAAAACGAAAGCTCAAATTTTAA
- a CDS encoding 4'-phosphopantetheinyl transferase family protein: MPLYKTITVSPTTKVYIWKVTETEGELSKNVELTDHCQSRMDGMKSEAHRRAFLSIRHLMAEAGYMDQDLYYDDFGKPHLKDGKFISITHSRNFTGIIISESDEVGIDIEMQRDKILKIAHKFTPIQEYKTLANSEALVRKLTIVWGAKESLYKIYAQQGLSFLRHINVIDFSFEDTRTVAEILYNGKKSHYEIEFLEFEGFTCVYALKMMGG, encoded by the coding sequence ATGCCTCTTTACAAAACAATAACAGTTTCTCCGACCACCAAGGTCTATATCTGGAAAGTGACCGAGACAGAGGGTGAACTTTCTAAGAATGTGGAGCTTACGGACCATTGTCAGAGTAGGATGGACGGTATGAAATCCGAAGCGCACCGTAGGGCATTTTTAAGCATTCGACACCTTATGGCCGAGGCCGGTTATATGGATCAGGACCTCTATTATGATGATTTTGGGAAGCCTCATCTTAAGGATGGCAAGTTTATATCCATTACGCATTCGCGCAATTTTACCGGAATAATTATCAGTGAGTCAGATGAGGTAGGTATAGATATTGAGATGCAACGGGACAAGATTTTGAAGATTGCCCATAAGTTCACCCCAATTCAAGAGTATAAAACTTTGGCCAATTCAGAGGCATTGGTGCGCAAACTCACCATAGTTTGGGGAGCAAAGGAATCGCTCTACAAGATCTATGCGCAACAGGGGCTCAGTTTTTTAAGACACATCAATGTTATCGATTTTTCTTTTGAGGACACCCGAACCGTTGCCGAGATACTGTACAACGGAAAAAAGTCCCATTACGAAATCGAATTTCTGGAGTTCGAGGGATTTACATGTGTTTATGCCCTTAAAATGATGGGCGGATAA
- a CDS encoding DUF4301 family protein, which produces MIELSPKDLEQLDSKGISKEKVANQIQTFKEGIPFVQLSQAAVVGNGILRFSEKEQLDLLQYFEDTRTELELLKFVPASGAASRMFKAMFNFLDSYDPSKETLSEYIERTGDNDAKKFTENLSDFPFYDLIMSRIKGKASNKDEEAYLFVEEMLSESGLNYGFYPKGLLPFHKYKEGTATPFEEHLKEAALYAKTKGRANLHFTVSEQHDEMFAKEEASVGPKVSENTDTKFQVSYSNQKPSTDTIAVDMENKPFKNNDGSILFRPGGHGALIENLNDQDADIIFIKNIDNVVIDKDLETVSNSKKMLAGVLKKVQDKAFAYAKLLEKGDVSIEKAEEIKLFLEKDLNVRMPKNYDDFGVDEQKTILKDKINRPIRICGMVKNEGEPGGGPFWVKDSQGNVSLQIIESAQIDMENKDQAAILQNATHFNPVDLVCGVRDHKGKKFNLLDFVDTKQGFITGKTKEGKELKALELPGLWNGAMAFWNTIFVEVPLVTFNPVKTVNDLLKPTHQP; this is translated from the coding sequence ATGATAGAATTAAGTCCTAAAGACTTGGAACAACTGGATTCCAAAGGAATTTCAAAAGAAAAAGTAGCAAATCAAATACAAACATTTAAAGAAGGCATCCCTTTTGTACAACTATCACAGGCAGCTGTGGTCGGCAACGGGATACTTCGGTTCTCCGAAAAGGAACAGTTGGACCTGCTTCAATATTTTGAGGATACCAGAACGGAGCTTGAACTTTTAAAGTTTGTGCCCGCTTCGGGTGCGGCATCACGGATGTTCAAGGCCATGTTCAATTTTTTGGACAGTTATGACCCGTCAAAAGAAACACTATCCGAATACATAGAACGTACTGGAGATAACGATGCCAAAAAGTTTACCGAAAACCTTTCGGATTTTCCTTTTTACGATCTGATCATGTCCCGAATTAAGGGTAAGGCGTCCAACAAAGATGAGGAAGCCTACCTTTTTGTAGAGGAAATGTTGAGCGAGAGTGGCCTAAACTATGGATTTTATCCCAAAGGCCTTTTGCCTTTTCATAAATATAAGGAAGGGACTGCCACGCCTTTCGAGGAGCATTTAAAGGAGGCAGCGCTCTATGCCAAGACCAAGGGCAGGGCAAATCTTCATTTTACCGTGTCGGAACAGCATGATGAGATGTTCGCCAAGGAAGAGGCATCGGTGGGACCAAAGGTCTCTGAAAACACGGACACTAAATTTCAAGTTTCCTACTCAAACCAAAAACCTTCCACGGACACCATTGCGGTGGATATGGAGAACAAGCCCTTTAAAAATAACGATGGGTCCATTTTGTTCCGTCCAGGAGGGCATGGCGCTCTTATTGAAAACCTGAACGATCAGGATGCCGACATTATCTTCATCAAGAATATAGATAATGTGGTCATCGATAAAGACTTGGAGACCGTATCCAACAGTAAAAAAATGTTGGCAGGTGTGCTTAAAAAAGTTCAGGACAAAGCGTTCGCTTATGCCAAACTTTTGGAAAAGGGCGATGTTTCCATTGAAAAAGCAGAAGAAATCAAGTTGTTTTTGGAAAAAGACCTTAATGTCCGTATGCCCAAAAATTATGATGATTTTGGGGTTGATGAACAAAAAACGATTTTGAAGGATAAAATCAACCGTCCCATCAGAATATGTGGTATGGTAAAGAACGAGGGCGAACCCGGTGGCGGTCCGTTTTGGGTAAAGGATTCCCAAGGTAACGTATCCCTTCAGATCATTGAATCCGCCCAAATTGATATGGAGAACAAAGATCAGGCAGCGATACTACAAAACGCTACCCATTTTAACCCTGTAGACCTAGTATGCGGCGTTCGGGACCATAAAGGGAAAAAGTTCAACCTTTTGGATTTTGTGGACACCAAACAAGGCTTTATCACCGGTAAGACCAAAGAGGGGAAAGAGCTGAAGGCGTTGGAGCTTCCCGGACTTTGGAACGGGGCCATGGCTTTTTGGAACACCATTTTCGTGGAGGTGCCTTTGGTGACCTTTAATCCTGTAAAAACTGTGAACGATCTTTTAAAGCCTACCCATCAGCCGTAG
- the ahcY gene encoding adenosylhomocysteinase, producing the protein MSTKTIPYVPYKVKDISLADWGRKEIELAEAEMPGLMALREEYGKQQPLKGARIAGCLHMTIQTAVLIETLVALGADVTWSSCNIFSTQDHAAAAIAAAGIPVYAWKGMNEKEFDWCIEQTLFFGEDRKPLNMILDDGGDLTNMVLDQYPELAGGVMGLSEETTTGVHRLYERMKKGTLPMPAINVNDSVTKSKFDNKYGCRESAVDAIRRATDTMLAGKRVVVAGYGDVGKGTAASFRGAGSIVTVTEIDPICALQACMDGFEVKKLETVISNADIVITTTGNKDIIREEHFRALKDKAIVCNIGHFDNEIDMAWLNGTYGDTKNEIKPQVDKYTIDGKDVIILAEGRLVNLGCATGHPSFVMSNSFTNQTLAQIELWNHNDKYANEVYMLPKHLDEKVAKLHLSRLGAELTELNEEQAEYIGVTVEGPFKPEYYRY; encoded by the coding sequence ATGAGCACAAAGACAATTCCGTATGTTCCTTATAAAGTGAAGGATATCTCTCTTGCCGATTGGGGAAGGAAAGAAATTGAGCTTGCCGAAGCAGAAATGCCAGGTCTTATGGCCTTGCGTGAAGAATACGGGAAACAACAACCGTTGAAAGGTGCCCGAATAGCAGGGTGTTTGCACATGACCATCCAGACCGCTGTTCTGATCGAAACCTTGGTCGCATTGGGAGCAGACGTTACTTGGAGTTCCTGTAACATTTTCTCCACACAAGACCATGCCGCCGCCGCAATCGCTGCCGCCGGTATTCCCGTGTATGCTTGGAAAGGTATGAACGAAAAGGAGTTTGATTGGTGTATTGAGCAAACCTTGTTTTTTGGCGAGGACAGAAAGCCGTTGAACATGATCTTGGACGATGGTGGCGACCTTACCAATATGGTTTTGGACCAATATCCAGAACTGGCCGGTGGAGTAATGGGATTGTCCGAAGAAACCACCACAGGGGTTCACCGCTTGTACGAAAGAATGAAAAAAGGAACGCTTCCGATGCCTGCCATCAACGTGAACGATTCCGTCACCAAATCCAAGTTCGATAACAAATACGGTTGTCGCGAAAGTGCCGTGGATGCCATCCGTAGAGCGACCGACACCATGTTGGCCGGAAAACGTGTGGTTGTTGCGGGTTATGGCGATGTTGGAAAAGGTACCGCCGCATCTTTCCGTGGCGCAGGTTCCATAGTTACCGTTACCGAAATCGACCCGATTTGTGCCCTACAGGCGTGTATGGACGGTTTTGAAGTGAAAAAACTGGAAACCGTTATATCCAATGCCGATATCGTTATCACCACAACCGGGAACAAGGATATTATCCGCGAGGAGCACTTCCGCGCCTTGAAGGACAAAGCCATTGTTTGCAATATTGGCCATTTTGACAATGAAATCGATATGGCTTGGTTAAACGGCACCTATGGTGATACCAAGAACGAAATAAAGCCTCAAGTGGACAAGTATACCATAGACGGCAAGGATGTAATCATCTTGGCAGAAGGTAGATTGGTAAACCTTGGTTGTGCCACTGGACACCCTAGTTTTGTGATGAGCAACTCGTTCACCAACCAGACCTTGGCGCAAATCGAGCTTTGGAACCACAACGACAAATATGCCAACGAAGTGTACATGCTTCCGAAGCATTTGGATGAAAAAGTGGCCAAGTTGCACTTATCACGTTTGGGCGCCGAGTTGACAGAACTTAACGAGGAGCAAGCGGAATATATCGGTGTAACCGTAGAAGGTCCTTTTAAACCTGAGTACTACAGATACTAA
- a CDS encoding AAA family ATPase produces MEEKLGQQPSNLIKVVLFGPESTGKTTLAKQLAEHYQTEWVPEYAREYLQDKWDREQKTCAPHDLLPIAYGQMQLENQLAKSANNVLICDTDLLETKVYSEAYYNSTCDPLLEEYALKNKYDLYFLTYIDTPWVADDLRDKPDERERMFAYFKEALEKNNRKFVILRGDKASRLSTAVEHIDKLLQKHDRIKS; encoded by the coding sequence ATGGAAGAAAAACTTGGGCAACAGCCCTCAAACCTCATAAAAGTAGTCCTATTTGGACCTGAATCCACAGGTAAGACTACCCTTGCCAAACAATTGGCCGAACATTACCAAACGGAATGGGTGCCCGAATATGCGAGGGAGTACCTTCAAGATAAATGGGACAGGGAGCAGAAAACCTGTGCGCCACACGATTTGTTGCCCATAGCCTATGGGCAGATGCAATTGGAGAACCAATTGGCAAAAAGCGCCAATAATGTACTTATCTGTGATACTGATCTATTGGAGACCAAAGTGTATTCGGAAGCCTATTACAACAGTACATGCGACCCACTTTTGGAAGAATACGCCCTAAAAAACAAGTACGACCTTTATTTCTTGACCTATATTGATACACCTTGGGTCGCCGACGATCTTCGGGACAAACCCGATGAAAGAGAACGAATGTTTGCGTATTTCAAGGAAGCTTTGGAGAAAAATAACAGGAAATTCGTTATTTTAAGGGGTGATAAAGCGTCAAGGCTTTCCACAGCAGTCGAACACATTGATAAACTTCTCCAAAAACATGATAGAATTAAGTCCTAA